A window of Corallococcus macrosporus DSM 14697 contains these coding sequences:
- a CDS encoding serine/threonine-protein kinase, with the protein MTRPADGDLAIDEVLRNTYKVVSLLGRGGMGSVYLAQHLRLPGKQVAVKVLRGGDHLTPEIFARFRREAEIASRLGHPNIVEVLDYDTLENGNPFLVLEFLRGESLQERLERGRLPMEDVVSFTRQMGSALQAAHGAGVIHRDLKPANVFLVPTDSGGVVGERVKLLDFGISKVLSSTTVQTQEATIIGTPQYMSPEQAQGKNKDIDARTDVFALGCIVYEMMAGKPVFGAGSLAQMIFRVVYEPPEPLEPLCPEASPEAIAAVMRALAKSVDERYPDVSSFIADLTGTPLHSLSTAVGNQLAPRPQAPVSGIALPSGGPASLSATAPPGSLKVAPDTGREAFDATMAPGSGQQAAQGFSPSATGQMGAVQPQAFSPSATGQMGVAQPQGFSPSATGQMGVAQPQGFSPSATSQMGVAQGGNPSGVAQLSVASLVDPPGLEPTLISKQLPAIPVPERPAQPSTAVSVPVPIAGAEAQAAAALLSAPSTSTAASPAAKGRGAFIGATAAVLLASSVGLVWWLKGGTAGEGVPTPPVASTTVTKDPSTTNGTQQGNGTQQANNAQQANNAQQADNAQQGNDTQQANSAQQGNGSQQANTTQQANGTQNGSSTPSAAPGATQQTAVATHTTPDKPARPVTRPEPREELPERVRKLLKEGESALASGDASRAIALARSSQRAKRSTAAYSLLTRAYCQQKDLGGAVSEWPKVASAERAKVRKFCQKHDIEL; encoded by the coding sequence ATGACCCGACCCGCTGACGGTGACCTCGCCATCGATGAGGTCCTGCGGAACACGTACAAAGTCGTCTCGCTCCTGGGGCGGGGAGGAATGGGCTCGGTGTACCTGGCTCAACACCTGCGCCTTCCCGGCAAGCAGGTGGCGGTCAAGGTGCTGCGCGGCGGCGACCACCTGACGCCGGAGATCTTCGCGCGCTTCCGCCGCGAGGCGGAGATTGCGTCGCGGCTGGGCCACCCCAACATCGTCGAGGTGCTGGACTACGACACCCTGGAGAACGGCAACCCGTTCCTGGTGCTGGAGTTCCTGCGCGGCGAGAGCCTCCAGGAGCGGCTGGAGCGCGGGCGCCTGCCCATGGAGGACGTGGTCTCCTTCACCCGGCAGATGGGCTCCGCGCTGCAGGCGGCGCACGGCGCGGGCGTCATCCACCGCGACCTCAAGCCGGCCAACGTGTTCCTGGTGCCCACCGACTCGGGCGGCGTGGTGGGCGAGCGCGTGAAGCTGCTCGACTTCGGCATCTCCAAGGTCCTCAGCTCCACGACGGTGCAGACGCAGGAGGCGACCATCATCGGGACGCCCCAGTACATGTCGCCCGAGCAGGCCCAGGGGAAGAACAAGGACATCGACGCGCGCACGGACGTGTTCGCGCTGGGGTGCATCGTCTACGAGATGATGGCCGGCAAGCCCGTGTTCGGCGCGGGCAGCCTGGCGCAGATGATCTTCCGCGTCGTCTATGAGCCGCCCGAGCCGCTCGAGCCGCTGTGCCCCGAGGCCTCGCCGGAGGCCATCGCCGCGGTGATGCGCGCGCTCGCCAAGAGCGTGGACGAGCGCTATCCGGACGTCTCCTCCTTCATCGCGGACCTGACGGGCACGCCGCTGCACTCGCTGTCCACGGCCGTGGGGAATCAGCTCGCCCCGCGTCCCCAGGCGCCGGTGTCCGGCATCGCCCTTCCCTCCGGGGGCCCCGCCTCGCTGTCCGCCACGGCTCCACCCGGAAGCCTCAAGGTCGCGCCGGACACGGGCCGCGAGGCCTTCGATGCCACGATGGCGCCCGGTTCCGGGCAGCAGGCCGCGCAGGGCTTCAGCCCGTCCGCGACCGGGCAGATGGGCGCCGTGCAGCCGCAGGCGTTCAGCCCGTCCGCCACCGGGCAGATGGGGGTGGCGCAGCCGCAGGGCTTCAGCCCTTCCGCGACGGGCCAGATGGGGGTGGCGCAGCCGCAGGGCTTCAGCCCTTCCGCGACGAGCCAGATGGGGGTGGCGCAGGGAGGCAATCCTTCCGGCGTGGCGCAGTTGTCGGTCGCGTCGCTCGTGGATCCTCCCGGCCTGGAGCCGACGCTCATCTCGAAGCAGCTCCCAGCCATCCCCGTTCCCGAGCGCCCCGCGCAGCCGAGCACGGCCGTGAGCGTCCCCGTGCCCATCGCGGGCGCCGAAGCCCAGGCCGCCGCGGCGCTGCTGTCCGCCCCCTCCACTTCCACCGCGGCGTCCCCCGCCGCGAAGGGCCGTGGCGCCTTCATCGGCGCCACCGCGGCGGTCCTGCTCGCCTCGAGCGTGGGGCTCGTCTGGTGGCTGAAGGGAGGCACCGCGGGCGAGGGAGTGCCCACGCCTCCCGTGGCGAGCACCACCGTGACGAAGGACCCGTCGACGACTAACGGCACGCAGCAGGGCAATGGCACGCAGCAAGCCAACAACGCCCAGCAGGCCAACAACGCCCAGCAGGCCGACAACGCCCAGCAGGGCAATGACACGCAGCAGGCCAACAGCGCCCAGCAGGGCAACGGCAGCCAGCAGGCCAACACCACGCAGCAGGCCAATGGCACGCAGAACGGGTCGTCCACCCCGTCGGCGGCCCCTGGCGCCACGCAGCAGACGGCGGTGGCCACCCACACCACGCCCGACAAGCCGGCGCGTCCGGTGACGCGCCCCGAGCCCAGGGAAGAGCTGCCCGAGCGGGTCCGCAAGCTGCTCAAGGAAGGCGAGAGCGCGCTGGCCTCGGGTGACGCCAGCCGCGCCATCGCGCTGGCCCGCAGCAGCCAGCGGGCGAAGCGCTCCACGGCGGCGTACTCGCTGCTCACCCGCGCCTACTGCCAGCAGAAGGACCTGGGCGGTGCGGTCAGCGAGTGGCCGAAGGTCGCGTCAGCGGAGCGTGCCAAGGTCAGGAAGTTCTGCCAGAAGCACGACATCGAACTCTGA
- a CDS encoding L-serine ammonia-lyase, producing MAVSVFDLFKIGIGPSSSHTVGPMRAARTFARKLADTGVLERLTKLKVELFGSLGATGKGHGSDKAVVLGLLGETPEAVDVEAVPAIISRWRAEGRLALLGQREVPFRDGEHLVMHRRRSLPFHPNGMRFTASGADGVELASAVYYSVGGGFVVDESAAAAGKDPLSKDATPLPFPFQSAAALLEHCERERMSFSSIMLANEKTWRDEAEIRAGLLRVWDVMQACVRRGCTSGGILPGGLKVERRAAAMYQKLLSRPEAGLTNPLTVLDWVNLYALAVNEENAAGGRVVTAPTNGAAGIIPAVLHYYWRFVPGANEDGVVRFLLTAGAIGVLYKENASISGAEVGCQGEVGSACSMAAGALTEVMGGTPLQVENAAEIAMEHNLGLTCDPIGGLVQVPCIERNAMASVKAINATRMALSGDGRHFVSLDKVIRTMRDTGRDMKDKYKETARGGLAANVLEVANLSVGLPEC from the coding sequence ATGGCCGTCAGCGTCTTCGACCTCTTCAAGATTGGTATCGGACCTTCCAGCTCGCACACCGTGGGCCCCATGCGGGCCGCGCGGACCTTCGCCCGGAAGCTGGCGGACACCGGCGTGCTGGAGCGGCTCACGAAGCTCAAGGTGGAGCTGTTCGGCTCCCTGGGCGCGACGGGCAAGGGCCACGGCAGCGACAAGGCCGTGGTGCTGGGCCTCCTGGGCGAGACGCCGGAGGCCGTGGACGTGGAGGCCGTCCCCGCCATCATCTCCCGCTGGCGCGCGGAGGGGCGCCTGGCGCTGCTGGGCCAGCGCGAGGTGCCGTTCCGCGACGGCGAGCACCTGGTGATGCACCGCCGCCGCTCGCTGCCCTTCCACCCCAACGGCATGCGCTTCACCGCGTCCGGCGCGGACGGAGTGGAGCTGGCCTCCGCCGTCTACTACTCCGTGGGCGGAGGCTTCGTCGTCGACGAGTCCGCCGCGGCCGCGGGCAAGGACCCGCTGAGCAAGGACGCCACGCCGCTGCCCTTCCCCTTCCAGTCCGCCGCCGCGCTGCTCGAGCACTGCGAGCGCGAGCGCATGAGCTTCAGCTCCATCATGCTCGCGAACGAGAAGACGTGGCGCGACGAGGCGGAGATTCGCGCCGGGCTGCTGCGCGTCTGGGACGTGATGCAGGCCTGCGTGCGCCGGGGCTGCACCAGCGGCGGCATCCTCCCCGGTGGCCTCAAGGTGGAGCGCCGCGCCGCGGCCATGTACCAGAAGCTCCTCAGCCGCCCCGAGGCCGGGCTCACCAACCCGCTCACCGTGCTGGACTGGGTGAACCTCTACGCCCTGGCCGTCAACGAGGAGAACGCGGCGGGAGGCCGCGTCGTCACCGCGCCCACCAACGGCGCGGCGGGCATCATCCCCGCCGTCCTGCACTACTACTGGCGCTTCGTGCCCGGCGCCAACGAGGACGGCGTGGTGCGCTTCCTGCTCACCGCCGGCGCCATTGGCGTGCTCTACAAGGAGAACGCCTCCATCAGCGGCGCGGAGGTGGGCTGCCAGGGCGAGGTCGGCAGCGCCTGCTCCATGGCCGCGGGCGCGCTCACGGAGGTGATGGGCGGCACCCCGCTCCAGGTGGAGAACGCGGCGGAGATCGCCATGGAGCACAACCTGGGCCTCACCTGCGACCCCATTGGCGGCCTGGTGCAGGTGCCCTGCATCGAGCGCAACGCCATGGCCTCCGTGAAGGCCATCAACGCCACGCGCATGGCGCTCTCCGGCGACGGACGCCACTTCGTCAGCCTGGACAAGGTCATCCGGACCATGCGCGACACCGGCCGAGACATGAAGGACAAGTACAAGGAGACGGCGCGCGGCGGCCTGGCCGCCAACGTGCTGGAGGTGGCCAACCTGAGCGTGGGCCTCCCGGAGTGCTGA
- a CDS encoding SRPBCC family protein encodes MLKKILVGLAAVILLFAGVVATRPDTFTYQRSAVLPVSADIAFALVNDFHRWTEWSPWDGLDPQQKRTYSGPKTGTGADYAWAGNDQVGEGRMTITDSKVNEQVTIRLEFIKPFAAVNTTTFTLSSVEGGTQVVWAMSGENNFVSKAMGLFMDMDAMIGKDFEKGLASMKEVAVVDAKKRAEAEAALLAEAKARAEAAAAAAPAGDAAPAVAAPAVP; translated from the coding sequence ATGCTCAAGAAGATTCTCGTCGGGCTCGCCGCCGTCATCCTGCTGTTCGCCGGCGTCGTCGCCACCCGCCCGGACACGTTCACCTATCAGCGCAGCGCGGTGCTGCCCGTGTCCGCGGACATCGCCTTCGCGCTGGTGAACGACTTCCACCGCTGGACCGAGTGGTCCCCCTGGGACGGCCTGGACCCGCAGCAGAAGCGCACCTACTCCGGCCCGAAGACGGGCACGGGCGCGGACTACGCCTGGGCGGGCAATGACCAGGTCGGCGAGGGCCGCATGACCATCACCGACAGCAAGGTCAACGAGCAGGTCACCATCCGGCTGGAGTTCATCAAGCCCTTCGCCGCCGTCAACACCACCACCTTCACGCTCAGCTCCGTCGAGGGTGGCACCCAGGTCGTCTGGGCCATGTCCGGCGAGAACAACTTCGTGAGCAAGGCCATGGGCCTGTTCATGGACATGGACGCGATGATTGGAAAGGACTTCGAGAAGGGCCTGGCCTCCATGAAGGAGGTCGCCGTGGTTGACGCGAAGAAGCGCGCGGAGGCCGAGGCCGCGCTCCTGGCGGAGGCGAAGGCTCGCGCGGAGGCCGCCGCCGCTGCGGCTCCGGCCGGAGACGCGGCCCCCGCCGTGGCCGCGCCCGCGGTGCCGTGA
- a CDS encoding catalase → MKPRKPSAKSRPTTLKSESLEPHRMHAEGKVLTTDQGIPISDTDNSLKAGVRGPTLLEDFHFREKLMRFDHERIPERVVHARGAGAHGYFQVYKSLEKYTQARFLTDPSLRTPVFVRFSTVGGSRGSADTVRDVRGFATKFYTEEGNFDLVGNNIPVFFIQDGIKFPDFVHAVKPEPHNEIPQASSAHDSLWDFVSLVPETTHMVMWLMSDRAIPRSFRMMEGFGVHTFRLVNAAGKATLVKFHWKPLLGNHALAWDEAQKLSGKDPDFHRRDLWESIEKGDFPEYELGLQLIPEGDELKYGFDLLDATKLLPEELVPVQRVGKLTLNRNPDNFFAETEQVAFCVANVVPGIDFTNDPLMQARLFSYLDTQLTRLGGPNFAELPINKPVCPVTNHQQDGFGRQAIPTSRANYHPNTLGGGCPVLANPASAFRHFQERVEGHKIRARSGSFSDHFSQATLFYRSLSKPEQEHLVAALEFEIGKVERVEIRERVVNQILVNVDPELAVRVARAVGVTPPKVSKPPKPPKAAGKKGAPSVEASPALSMENSPHDSIRTRKIAALVSDGFAGKELEGVRKALQERGATLELVGPTLSPVTSQEGREERPLRTFSTASSVMYDAVYVPGGAKSVAALRRVPLAVDFVREAYVHCKALALSADAAGLLDSAGVSDLEPAPTKGLDTTRGVVRSAKVETKGFGQLFAESIAHRHWEREAPPPA, encoded by the coding sequence ATGAAACCGCGCAAGCCCTCGGCGAAGTCCCGGCCCACCACGCTCAAGAGCGAAAGCCTCGAACCCCACCGGATGCACGCGGAGGGCAAGGTCCTCACCACGGACCAGGGCATCCCCATCTCGGACACGGACAACTCGCTGAAGGCGGGCGTCCGCGGCCCCACGCTCCTGGAGGACTTCCACTTCCGGGAGAAGCTGATGCGCTTCGACCACGAGCGCATCCCGGAGCGCGTCGTCCACGCGCGCGGCGCGGGCGCCCACGGCTACTTCCAGGTCTACAAGTCCCTGGAGAAGTACACCCAGGCCCGCTTCCTCACCGACCCGTCCCTGCGCACGCCCGTCTTCGTGCGCTTCTCCACCGTGGGCGGCTCGCGTGGCTCGGCGGACACCGTCCGGGACGTGCGCGGCTTCGCCACCAAGTTCTACACGGAGGAAGGCAACTTCGACCTGGTGGGCAACAACATCCCCGTCTTCTTCATCCAGGACGGCATCAAGTTCCCGGACTTCGTCCACGCCGTCAAACCCGAGCCGCACAACGAAATCCCCCAGGCGTCCTCGGCGCATGACTCGCTCTGGGACTTCGTCTCGCTCGTCCCCGAGACGACGCACATGGTGATGTGGCTGATGTCGGACCGCGCCATTCCGCGCAGCTTCCGGATGATGGAGGGCTTCGGCGTCCACACCTTCCGGCTGGTCAACGCGGCCGGCAAGGCGACCCTGGTGAAGTTCCACTGGAAGCCGCTCCTGGGCAACCACGCGCTCGCCTGGGACGAGGCCCAGAAGCTGTCCGGCAAGGACCCGGACTTCCACCGCCGCGACCTCTGGGAGTCCATCGAGAAGGGCGACTTCCCCGAGTACGAGCTGGGGCTCCAGCTCATCCCCGAGGGCGACGAGCTCAAGTACGGCTTCGACCTGCTGGACGCCACCAAGCTCCTCCCGGAGGAGCTGGTGCCGGTGCAGCGCGTGGGCAAGCTGACGCTCAACCGCAACCCGGACAACTTCTTCGCGGAGACGGAGCAGGTGGCCTTCTGCGTGGCCAACGTGGTGCCCGGCATCGACTTCACCAATGACCCGCTGATGCAGGCGCGGCTCTTCTCGTACCTGGACACGCAGCTCACGCGGCTGGGCGGCCCCAACTTCGCCGAGCTGCCCATCAACAAGCCGGTGTGCCCCGTCACCAACCACCAGCAGGACGGCTTCGGGCGGCAGGCCATCCCCACCTCCCGCGCCAACTACCACCCCAACACCCTGGGCGGCGGCTGCCCCGTGCTGGCCAACCCGGCGAGCGCCTTCCGCCACTTCCAGGAGCGCGTGGAGGGCCACAAGATTCGCGCGCGCAGCGGCAGCTTCAGCGACCACTTCAGCCAGGCCACCCTCTTCTACAGGAGCCTGTCGAAGCCGGAGCAGGAGCACCTCGTCGCCGCGCTGGAGTTCGAGATTGGCAAGGTGGAGCGCGTGGAGATTCGCGAGCGCGTGGTGAACCAGATTCTGGTGAACGTGGACCCGGAGCTGGCGGTGCGCGTGGCGCGCGCCGTGGGCGTCACGCCCCCCAAGGTGTCCAAGCCTCCCAAGCCGCCCAAGGCCGCGGGCAAGAAGGGGGCGCCGTCGGTGGAGGCGTCCCCGGCCCTGAGCATGGAGAACTCGCCGCATGACTCCATCCGCACGCGCAAGATTGCCGCCCTGGTGTCGGACGGGTTCGCGGGCAAGGAGCTGGAGGGCGTGCGCAAGGCGCTGCAGGAGCGCGGCGCGACGCTGGAGCTGGTGGGCCCCACCCTGAGCCCCGTGACGAGCCAGGAGGGCCGGGAGGAGCGGCCCCTGCGGACCTTCTCCACGGCGTCCTCGGTGATGTACGACGCCGTCTACGTGCCCGGTGGCGCGAAGAGCGTCGCGGCCCTGCGGCGCGTGCCGCTCGCGGTGGACTTCGTGCGTGAGGCCTACGTCCACTGCAAGGCCCTGGCGCTCTCCGCGGACGCCGCCGGCCTGCTGGACTCCGCGGGCGTGAGCGACCTGGAGCCGGCGCCCACCAAGGGCCTGGACACCACGCGCGGCGTCGTCCGCAGCGCGAAGGTGGAGACCAAGGGCTTCGGCCAGCTCTTCGCCGAGTCCATCGCCCACCGCCACTGGGAGCGCGAGGCGCCGCCGCCGGCCTAG